A genomic stretch from Enterobacter dykesii includes:
- a CDS encoding GntR family transcriptional regulator has translation MLDLDHLEKAQRVSLTMQVEHSLKGALITGSLKPGARLITKEIADKLGTSITPVREALLRLVSSGALHATPAQAFLVPEVTLERYNEINAIRKQLEPMAVAAACHNMSDSKLEALRKLSDAFHEAMRNGNVQQALHANRVFRFTLYQYAEMPTLNALIEQLWVRIGPCMNYLHQELNDIKASTYHYEELLSALERRDAVACQKAIDKVIDEANLLLQRQYFN, from the coding sequence ATGCTTGATTTGGATCACTTAGAAAAAGCCCAAAGGGTTAGCCTTACCATGCAGGTTGAACACAGTTTGAAAGGGGCGTTAATAACAGGCTCCCTAAAACCAGGAGCACGACTGATTACAAAAGAGATCGCCGATAAATTAGGCACCAGTATTACCCCTGTTCGCGAGGCGCTTTTGCGCCTGGTGTCATCAGGGGCGTTACACGCCACGCCGGCGCAGGCATTTCTGGTTCCGGAGGTCACGCTGGAGCGCTATAACGAGATTAACGCCATCCGCAAACAGCTTGAGCCGATGGCGGTCGCCGCAGCCTGTCATAATATGTCTGATAGCAAACTGGAGGCGTTGCGCAAATTGTCGGATGCCTTTCATGAGGCCATGCGCAACGGGAACGTCCAGCAGGCACTGCATGCGAATCGCGTCTTCCGGTTCACGCTTTATCAGTATGCGGAAATGCCTACGCTTAATGCATTAATTGAGCAGCTGTGGGTGCGCATCGGGCCCTGTATGAACTATCTGCATCAGGAGCTTAACGACATCAAAGCCTCGACATATCACTATGAAGAACTCCTTTCCGCCCTTGAGCGAAGAGATGCTGTTGCCTGCCAGAAGGCGATTGATAAGGTGATTGATGAAGCGAATTTGCTTTTACAGCGACAATATTTTAACTAA
- a CDS encoding DMT family transporter, with amino-acid sequence MNQSLTLAFLVAAGIGLVVQNTLMVRITQSSSTILIAMLLNSLVGIVLFVSILLLKQGVAGFSELAATVRWWTLIPGLLGSFFVFASISGYQNVGAATTIAVLVASQLIGGLVMDVLRSNGIPLRALIGPVCGAVMLVVGAWLVARRQF; translated from the coding sequence ATGAATCAATCCCTGACCCTGGCGTTTCTGGTGGCGGCGGGCATTGGCCTGGTGGTGCAAAACACCTTAATGGTGCGTATCACCCAGTCCTCTTCCACCATTCTTATCGCGATGCTACTGAATTCCCTGGTCGGCATTGTGCTGTTTGTCAGCATTCTGCTGCTGAAACAGGGCGTCGCCGGGTTTAGCGAGCTGGCCGCAACGGTACGCTGGTGGACGCTCATCCCGGGGCTACTGGGGTCGTTTTTCGTGTTTGCCAGCATCAGCGGGTATCAGAACGTTGGCGCGGCGACGACCATCGCCGTGCTGGTGGCAAGCCAGCTCATCGGCGGGCTGGTGATGGACGTGCTGAGAAGCAACGGCATTCCGCTCCGCGCCCTGATTGGCCCGGTATGCGGCGCGGTGATGCTGGTGGTGGGAGCCTGGCTGGTGGCGCGACGCCAGTTTTGA
- a CDS encoding SrfA family protein, producing MAKTLLRSGNLDDFQAVGGGGQAVFESALQIREALRLRKQQAIVDCLAIPQVNDSGDRVDWYSPVEGSVTSWKAADEDDRYRALRYLENTLASVESLSKKCLQSPKTAQQLFGSLLSKAFQFPGENFLFLVDGKPVISFWGFVNLNENARDDVLDCLRESLVPEPAPVVIEDPEPEPEPEPVVAFEHADEPLIAPSTVVRITPEELYEPEPASAVAQPVQEPAVPIVVKKRRVPLWTLPVAVAIVAAVAAPLMWPKQSPSAEPAPAPAPQPVEIAPKPIKAVEPLAMKLPLHQAEVLASKEKEPAPAPQPAPVVIVAIPKDAMVMEANQVKAGSTRFLNGTWRAVLDVKDPVTGKPPSMRYQIQNNKGFARVVHGDNVVCRAEVFSGLHSNGELMIKSRGTARCTDGSRYPMPEVACKAGASDIAECRARYDANTVVPLTFKKAGA from the coding sequence GTGGCAAAAACTCTTTTACGCAGCGGTAACCTGGATGACTTTCAGGCCGTTGGCGGCGGCGGACAAGCCGTTTTTGAATCAGCGTTACAAATCAGGGAAGCGCTCCGGTTGCGCAAACAACAGGCCATCGTCGACTGTCTGGCTATTCCTCAGGTCAACGACAGCGGTGACCGCGTGGACTGGTATTCCCCTGTTGAAGGGAGCGTAACCAGCTGGAAAGCGGCCGATGAGGATGACCGTTATCGCGCCCTGCGCTACCTGGAAAACACGCTCGCCAGCGTCGAGTCATTAAGCAAGAAATGCCTCCAGTCGCCCAAAACCGCGCAGCAGCTTTTTGGCTCTCTGCTGTCAAAGGCGTTTCAGTTCCCGGGTGAAAACTTCCTCTTCCTGGTGGACGGAAAGCCGGTCATCAGCTTCTGGGGGTTTGTAAACCTGAACGAAAATGCGCGCGACGATGTTCTCGACTGCCTGCGTGAATCGCTGGTCCCTGAGCCCGCCCCCGTTGTGATTGAAGATCCTGAACCCGAGCCTGAGCCAGAACCGGTTGTGGCCTTTGAACACGCCGACGAGCCGCTGATCGCCCCTTCCACGGTGGTGCGCATCACGCCGGAAGAACTGTATGAGCCGGAGCCGGCATCGGCCGTTGCGCAACCCGTTCAGGAACCGGCTGTGCCGATAGTCGTGAAAAAACGTCGCGTTCCCCTGTGGACGCTGCCGGTTGCCGTCGCGATCGTTGCCGCCGTTGCCGCGCCGCTGATGTGGCCAAAACAGTCCCCTTCCGCTGAGCCCGCCCCGGCGCCCGCACCTCAGCCCGTAGAGATTGCACCAAAGCCGATCAAAGCGGTTGAGCCGCTGGCCATGAAACTACCGCTGCATCAGGCAGAGGTCCTGGCAAGCAAAGAAAAAGAGCCTGCGCCTGCGCCACAGCCTGCCCCGGTGGTGATTGTCGCCATCCCGAAAGACGCCATGGTGATGGAAGCGAATCAGGTAAAAGCGGGATCGACGCGTTTCCTGAACGGTACCTGGCGTGCGGTTCTCGACGTGAAAGATCCGGTCACCGGCAAGCCGCCGTCAATGCGCTATCAGATCCAGAACAATAAAGGCTTCGCCCGGGTTGTCCATGGCGACAACGTTGTCTGCCGCGCGGAAGTGTTCTCCGGCCTGCACAGCAACGGCGAGCTGATGATTAAAAGTCGCGGTACTGCCCGCTGCACCGACGGCTCCCGCTACCCGATGCCGGAGGTTGCCTGTAAAGCAGGCGCCAGCGATATCGCAGAATGTCGCGCCCGTTATGATGCCAATACCGTCGTTCCACTGACGTTCAAGAAAGCAGGTGCCTGA
- a CDS encoding ABC transporter substrate-binding protein codes for MSTGKTLLALALSTLLPAGAAWAANNDTLIYCSEASPESFNPQIASSGPSFVASSQVLYNRLINFDPVKNTPVPSLAESWTISPDGKTYTFALRKGVKFNSNKYFKPTRDFNADDVIFSVMRQKDPKHPYHNVSQGNYEYFNDVGLDKLIQDVKKVDDYHVQFTLSEPNAAFLADWGMDFASILSAEYADAMLKKGTPENVDTWPIGTGPYVLQQYKVDSLIRYVANPNYWDGAVPTKHLIFSITPNVETRLAKLQTNECQIIPAPSPVQFDVIKKNKDLTLHSVDALNVGYLAFNTEKKPFDNVLVRQALNYATDKKAIVNAVFMGSGTVAKSPIPPNMLGFNKDLKDYSYDPEKAKALLKQAGLEKGAEVTLWSMPVQRPYNPNSRRIAEMIQSDWAKVGVKAKIVSYEWGEYLSGMRKGEHDSALFGWMSDNGDPDNFADVLLGCNSIKTGSNAARWCDKGYDALVQKAKLTSSPAERAKLYGQAQEIFYQQAPWIALANGKTFYATRSNVTGYSVSLMGSDFSKAKLN; via the coding sequence ATGTCTACAGGGAAAACACTGCTCGCCCTCGCGCTGAGCACTCTTTTACCAGCCGGTGCCGCATGGGCGGCGAACAACGACACCCTTATTTACTGTTCTGAAGCGTCCCCCGAGTCCTTCAACCCGCAAATCGCCAGCTCTGGCCCGTCTTTCGTGGCCAGCTCTCAGGTACTGTACAACCGCCTGATCAATTTCGACCCGGTAAAAAACACCCCGGTACCGTCGCTGGCGGAGTCCTGGACGATTTCACCGGACGGTAAGACGTATACCTTTGCCCTGCGCAAAGGGGTGAAGTTCAACAGCAATAAATACTTCAAACCGACGCGCGACTTTAATGCCGATGACGTTATTTTCTCGGTTATGCGTCAGAAAGACCCTAAACACCCGTATCACAACGTGTCGCAGGGCAACTACGAATACTTTAACGATGTCGGGCTCGATAAGCTGATTCAGGACGTGAAAAAGGTCGATGATTATCACGTTCAGTTCACCCTCAGCGAGCCCAACGCCGCGTTTCTGGCCGACTGGGGGATGGATTTCGCCTCTATTCTCTCCGCCGAATACGCCGACGCGATGCTGAAAAAAGGCACGCCTGAAAACGTAGACACCTGGCCGATTGGTACCGGGCCTTATGTCCTGCAGCAGTACAAAGTGGATTCGTTGATTCGCTATGTTGCTAACCCGAACTACTGGGATGGCGCGGTGCCGACCAAACACCTGATCTTCTCCATTACCCCTAACGTGGAGACCCGTCTGGCGAAGCTGCAGACCAACGAGTGTCAAATCATTCCTGCACCGTCCCCGGTTCAGTTTGACGTGATTAAAAAGAACAAAGATTTGACGCTGCACTCTGTCGATGCGCTGAACGTCGGCTATCTGGCGTTTAACACCGAGAAAAAACCGTTTGATAACGTGCTGGTGCGCCAGGCGCTTAACTACGCAACCGACAAGAAGGCTATAGTCAATGCGGTCTTTATGGGTTCCGGTACGGTGGCAAAATCGCCGATCCCGCCAAATATGCTGGGCTTTAATAAAGACCTGAAAGACTACAGCTACGATCCAGAAAAAGCGAAAGCGCTGCTAAAGCAGGCGGGGCTGGAGAAGGGGGCGGAAGTCACGCTGTGGTCAATGCCGGTTCAGCGTCCGTATAACCCGAACTCGCGTCGTATCGCGGAGATGATCCAGAGCGACTGGGCGAAAGTCGGCGTGAAGGCCAAAATTGTCTCTTACGAGTGGGGCGAATATCTCTCCGGGATGCGTAAAGGCGAACATGACTCCGCGCTGTTTGGCTGGATGTCCGATAACGGCGACCCGGACAACTTTGCCGACGTGCTGCTGGGCTGCAACAGCATTAAAACTGGATCAAACGCCGCGCGCTGGTGCGATAAGGGTTATGATGCACTGGTTCAAAAAGCGAAGCTGACCAGCAGCCCGGCCGAGCGTGCGAAACTCTACGGCCAGGCGCAAGAGATTTTCTACCAGCAGGCGCCCTGGATCGCACTGGCAAACGGGAAAACGTTCTATGCGACCCGCAGCAACGTGACGGGATACAGCGTAAGCCTGATGGGCAGCGATTTCTCTAAGGCGAAGCTGAACTAA
- a CDS encoding helix-turn-helix domain-containing protein, whose amino-acid sequence MNTITDTMNQRISARIRLERESRGWSLSELADRAGVSRAMIHKIERGDSSPTATLLARLSGAFGISMSTLIARAEMQEGKLLRLANQPVWRDPQTHYLRRHVSPRTDLPIDLVQVELPAGSDVPMPASSYALARQLIWLQSGELVFQEGDTRHEMHAGDCLELGPPNDCRFINETNEPCIYLVVRLNQSGS is encoded by the coding sequence ATGAACACCATAACAGACACAATGAATCAACGGATTAGCGCAAGAATTCGCCTTGAACGCGAGTCTCGCGGATGGTCTCTGAGCGAGCTTGCTGACCGGGCAGGGGTCTCGCGCGCGATGATCCACAAGATTGAACGTGGAGACAGCAGCCCGACAGCCACCTTGCTCGCCCGCCTGTCCGGCGCGTTTGGCATCAGCATGTCCACGCTGATTGCCCGGGCCGAAATGCAGGAAGGCAAGCTGCTGCGCCTTGCCAACCAGCCCGTCTGGCGTGACCCTCAGACGCACTACCTCCGCCGCCATGTTTCTCCCCGCACCGATTTGCCCATCGACCTTGTTCAGGTTGAACTGCCTGCGGGCAGCGATGTTCCGATGCCTGCATCTTCTTACGCGCTGGCACGTCAGCTTATCTGGCTTCAGTCCGGCGAGCTGGTGTTTCAGGAGGGCGATACGCGCCACGAGATGCACGCCGGAGACTGTCTCGAGCTGGGGCCGCCAAATGACTGCCGGTTCATCAACGAAACGAATGAACCCTGCATCTATCTGGTTGTACGGCTTAACCAGTCTGGCTCGTAA
- a CDS encoding YdcY family protein: MSHLNDVTALVDAAIEEGIITHMNELLIELSDDAELSREDRYTQQQRLRTAISHHGKQHKEEMDAREEQLTKGGTIL; the protein is encoded by the coding sequence ATGTCACATTTAAACGACGTTACCGCCCTGGTGGATGCCGCCATTGAAGAGGGCATCATCACCCATATGAATGAACTGCTGATCGAATTAAGTGATGATGCAGAGCTGAGCCGGGAAGATCGCTATACCCAGCAGCAGCGCCTGCGTACCGCGATTTCGCATCACGGCAAGCAGCATAAAGAGGAGATGGACGCGCGTGAGGAACAGCTGACCAAAGGCGGTACCATACTGTAA
- the pqqU gene encoding TonB-dependent receptor PqqU, with the protein MKIISARKASLPLLLVPVILAPLTALSAEEQTMIVSATPQTVSELDTPAAVSVVNGDDMRHAAPRINLSESLGSVPGLQIQNRQNYAQDLQLSMRGFGARSTFGVRGIRMYVDGIPATMPDGQGQTSNIDLSSVESVEVLRGPFSALYGNASGGVININTQTGQQPPTIEASSYYGSYGTWRYGMKATGAMGDGTHAGDVDYTVSTTRFTTKGYRDHSGARKNLANAKLGVRIDDASKLTLIFNSVDMKANDPGGLSYQEWQNNPRQSPRGDQYNTRKTIKQTQAGLRYDRQLSTQDDLSVMMYAGEREMTQYQSIPYQPQLKASHSGGVIDMQRHYQGIDTRWTHRGELLVPVTFTTGLNYENMSEDRRGYENFVMNNGVPDYGVKGDKRRNERNLMWNVDPYLQTSWQLTQKLSVDAGVRYSSVWFDSNDHYVTPGNGDDSGDASYHKWLPAGSVKYAVTDAWNLYAAAGRGFETPTINELSYRTDNQGGLNIGLQPSTNNTYEVGSKTRIGNGLLTAALFRTDTDDEIVVDASSGGRTSYKNAGKTRRQGVEVSLDQQFAENWKLKMAWTYLDATYRTNVCSDTDCNGNRMPGIARNMGYASFGWQPEEGWYAGSDVRYMSDIMADDENTAKAPSYTVVGLNTGYKFNYGNWGMDVFGRVDNLFDKEYAGSVIVNESNGRYYEPAPGRNYGVGLSVSYRFE; encoded by the coding sequence ATGAAAATCATTTCTGCCCGTAAGGCCTCTCTCCCGCTGCTGCTGGTTCCCGTTATTCTTGCGCCGCTCACCGCGTTGAGCGCGGAGGAACAGACCATGATCGTCAGCGCCACGCCGCAAACCGTATCGGAGCTGGATACCCCGGCCGCGGTCAGCGTCGTCAATGGCGATGACATGCGCCACGCCGCGCCGCGCATCAACCTGTCTGAATCTCTTGGCAGCGTCCCGGGACTGCAAATCCAGAACCGCCAGAACTATGCCCAGGATCTCCAGCTTTCAATGCGCGGGTTTGGTGCCCGCTCAACGTTTGGCGTGCGTGGTATCCGTATGTATGTCGACGGTATCCCAGCCACCATGCCGGACGGACAGGGCCAGACCTCCAACATCGATCTCTCCAGCGTGGAGAGCGTTGAAGTGCTGCGCGGCCCCTTCTCTGCCCTGTACGGCAACGCCTCCGGCGGCGTGATTAACATCAACACCCAGACCGGGCAGCAGCCGCCGACCATTGAAGCCAGCAGCTATTACGGCAGCTACGGTACCTGGCGCTACGGCATGAAAGCCACCGGCGCGATGGGTGACGGCACCCACGCGGGCGATGTGGATTACACCGTTTCCACCACCCGTTTCACCACCAAAGGCTACCGCGACCACAGCGGCGCGCGGAAGAATCTGGCCAATGCTAAGCTGGGCGTGCGCATTGACGACGCGAGCAAGCTGACGCTGATTTTCAACAGCGTGGACATGAAGGCCAACGATCCGGGCGGGCTGAGCTATCAGGAGTGGCAGAACAATCCGCGTCAGTCTCCACGCGGCGATCAGTACAATACCCGCAAGACCATCAAGCAGACCCAGGCAGGCCTGCGCTACGATCGTCAGCTCAGCACTCAGGACGACCTCAGCGTGATGATGTACGCCGGCGAGCGTGAAATGACGCAGTACCAGTCGATTCCGTATCAGCCGCAGCTGAAAGCCTCCCACTCCGGCGGCGTGATTGATATGCAGCGTCATTATCAGGGTATCGATACCCGCTGGACGCACCGTGGCGAGCTGCTGGTGCCGGTGACCTTTACTACCGGCCTGAACTACGAAAACATGAGCGAAGATCGTCGCGGATACGAGAACTTCGTGATGAACAACGGCGTGCCGGATTACGGCGTGAAGGGTGATAAGCGTCGAAACGAACGTAACCTGATGTGGAACGTTGACCCTTACCTGCAAACCAGCTGGCAGCTGACGCAGAAACTGTCGGTGGATGCGGGAGTCCGCTACAGCTCGGTGTGGTTTGATTCCAACGACCATTACGTTACGCCGGGCAACGGTGACGACAGCGGTGACGCGAGCTATCACAAGTGGCTCCCGGCCGGTTCCGTTAAGTATGCGGTGACGGACGCATGGAACCTCTACGCTGCCGCAGGGCGTGGGTTCGAAACGCCAACCATCAACGAGCTGTCCTATCGCACCGATAACCAGGGCGGCCTGAACATCGGCCTGCAGCCGTCCACCAACAACACGTATGAAGTGGGCAGCAAAACCCGCATCGGCAATGGCCTCCTGACCGCAGCGCTGTTCCGCACCGATACGGATGATGAGATCGTGGTAGATGCCAGCTCTGGCGGGCGTACCAGCTATAAAAATGCCGGTAAAACCCGTCGTCAGGGGGTGGAAGTCTCCCTCGACCAGCAGTTTGCCGAGAACTGGAAGCTGAAGATGGCGTGGACTTACCTGGATGCCACCTACCGGACTAACGTCTGCAGCGACACAGACTGCAACGGTAACCGGATGCCTGGTATCGCCCGCAACATGGGTTACGCCTCGTTTGGCTGGCAGCCGGAGGAAGGCTGGTACGCGGGTTCAGACGTGCGCTACATGAGCGATATCATGGCCGACGACGAGAATACGGCGAAAGCGCCGTCGTATACGGTAGTCGGGCTAAATACCGGGTATAAGTTTAACTACGGCAACTGGGGCATGGACGTCTTTGGCCGCGTCGATAACCTGTTCGATAAAGAGTACGCGGGCTCGGTTATTGTCAACGAGTCTAACGGTCGTTATTACGAGCCTGCACCAGGCCGTAACTACGGGGTCGGGCTGTCGGTCTCTTATCGCTTCGAGTAA
- a CDS encoding GNAT family N-acetyltransferase: protein MIVRHACKEDCAAIGEIYNHAVLHTAAIWNDKTVDTDNRIAWFEARTLAGYPVLVSEEDGAITGYASFGDWRAFDGFRHTVEHSVYVHPDHQGKGIGRTLMIALINEARAIGKHVMVAGIEAQNHASIHLHETLGFVTTGQMPQVGTKFGRWLDLTFMQLQLDERSDPDAIP, encoded by the coding sequence ATGATCGTTCGTCATGCCTGCAAGGAAGACTGCGCTGCGATAGGCGAAATCTACAACCACGCGGTGCTGCATACTGCCGCGATCTGGAACGATAAAACCGTCGATACCGATAACCGAATCGCCTGGTTTGAGGCGCGCACGCTCGCGGGTTACCCGGTTCTGGTGAGTGAGGAAGACGGTGCGATCACCGGTTACGCCTCTTTCGGCGACTGGCGCGCCTTCGACGGTTTCCGTCATACGGTTGAGCATTCTGTCTACGTCCACCCGGACCATCAGGGCAAAGGCATTGGCCGCACGCTGATGATCGCGCTGATAAACGAGGCCCGCGCCATCGGTAAACACGTGATGGTGGCCGGTATTGAAGCGCAAAACCATGCCTCGATTCATCTCCATGAAACGCTGGGTTTTGTCACCACGGGGCAGATGCCGCAGGTGGGAACCAAGTTTGGCCGCTGGCTGGACTTAACCTTTATGCAGCTGCAGCTGGACGAGCGCAGCGATCCGGACGCCATCCCATGA
- a CDS encoding NADP-dependent oxidoreductase, producing the protein MNQPVSQNRRWVLASRPQGAPVAENFRLETQPVPAPGEGQLLLRTVWLSLDPYMRGRMSDAPSYSPPVEIGAVMVGGTVSRVEQSNHPEFKAGEWVLGYSGWQEYELSDGSGLVKLGENLSHPSWALGILGMPGFTAYMGLLDIGQPKAGETLVVAAATGPVGATVGQIGKIKGCRVVGVAGGAEKCRHAVEVLGFDLCLDHHAADFAEQLKRACPKGIDVYYENVGGKVFDAVLPLLNTSARVPVCGLVSGYNATGLPEGPDRLPLLMATILKKRIRMQGFIIGQDYGHRIEEFQEAMGGWVQEGKIHYREQITDGLENAPEALIGLLEGRNFGKVVIRVASDNK; encoded by the coding sequence ATGAATCAACCTGTTTCACAAAATCGCCGCTGGGTACTGGCCTCCCGTCCTCAGGGTGCGCCGGTGGCGGAAAATTTTCGTCTGGAAACGCAGCCTGTTCCCGCCCCTGGTGAGGGGCAGCTTTTGCTGCGTACCGTCTGGCTGTCGCTGGACCCGTACATGCGGGGCCGCATGAGCGATGCGCCATCCTATTCCCCTCCGGTTGAGATTGGCGCGGTGATGGTGGGGGGAACGGTCAGTCGCGTTGAGCAGTCGAATCATCCCGAGTTCAAAGCCGGGGAGTGGGTGCTGGGATACAGCGGCTGGCAGGAATATGAACTCTCGGACGGCAGCGGCCTGGTGAAGCTGGGCGAAAATCTCTCTCATCCTTCCTGGGCGCTGGGTATTCTGGGTATGCCGGGCTTTACCGCCTATATGGGATTGCTGGATATCGGGCAACCAAAAGCGGGTGAAACGCTGGTGGTCGCCGCGGCAACAGGCCCGGTGGGCGCGACCGTCGGGCAGATCGGCAAAATCAAAGGTTGCCGGGTGGTTGGCGTCGCCGGTGGGGCTGAAAAATGCCGCCATGCCGTTGAGGTCCTCGGGTTTGACCTGTGTCTGGATCACCACGCGGCGGACTTTGCCGAACAGCTGAAACGCGCCTGCCCGAAAGGAATTGATGTCTATTATGAAAACGTCGGCGGGAAGGTATTTGACGCCGTACTGCCGTTACTGAATACCTCCGCGCGCGTGCCGGTGTGCGGCCTGGTGAGCGGCTACAATGCGACGGGCCTGCCAGAAGGGCCGGATCGCCTGCCGCTCCTGATGGCAACCATCCTGAAGAAACGCATTCGTATGCAGGGCTTTATCATCGGCCAGGATTACGGTCACCGCATTGAGGAGTTCCAGGAGGCGATGGGAGGCTGGGTGCAGGAGGGCAAAATTCACTATCGCGAACAGATAACGGACGGGCTGGAGAACGCGCCCGAGGCGCTGATTGGCCTGCTCGAAGGGCGTAACTTCGGCAAAGTCGTGATTCGCGTCGCGAGCGACAATAAATAA